A window from Primulina huaijiensis isolate GDHJ02 chromosome 13, ASM1229523v2, whole genome shotgun sequence encodes these proteins:
- the LOC140990943 gene encoding thioredoxin domain-containing protein PLP3B isoform X1 → MDPNSVKSTLSTLAFGNVMAAAARDYQKEVMSNEKAQSSSSVNQEVDLDELMDDPELEKLHADRIAALKKEAEKRQELKMQGHGEYREITEPDFLGEVKGSSKVICHFYHREFYRCKIMDKHLKSLAPRHFNTKFIKLDAENAPFFVAKLGIKTLPCVILFRNGIATDRLIGFQDLGAKDDFPTRTLEVLFLKKGIIEEKKQGEDDDDDLENKHRTVRSSINIDTDSD, encoded by the exons ATGGATCCAAATTCAGTGAAATCTACCCTTTCTACTTTGGCTTTCGGGAACGTGATGGCTGCTGCAGCCCGAGATTACCAAAAG GAAGTGATGTCGAATGAGAAAGCACAGTCATCCAGCTCTGTTAATCAGGAAGTAGATCTGGATGAATTGATGGAT GATCCTGAGCTGGAAAAGTTGCATGCTGACAGAATTGCAGCTCTTAAG AAAGAAGCTGAGAAGCGTCAAGAATTGAAAATGCAAGGGCATGGAGAGTACAGAGAGATAACAGAACCTGACTTTTTGGGCGAAGTTAAGGGCAGTAGCAAAGTTATATGTCACTTCTACCATCGAGAATTCTATCGATGCAA GATCATGGATAAACATTTGAAGTCTCTTGCTCCAAGACATTTTAATACCAAATTTATCAAATTGGATGCTGAG AATGCTCCTTTCTTTGTTGCTAAACTCGGAATCAAAACGTTGCCTTGCGTCATATTATTCAG GAATGGAATAGCAACAGATCGGCTGATCGGATTTCAGGACCTGGGAGCAAAAGATGATTTCCCCACGAGAACTCTTGAGGTCCTCTTCTTGAAAAAAG GAATAATTGAGGAGAAAAAACAAGgagaggatgatgatgatgatcttGAAAATAAACATAGGACAGTGAGATCGTCCATCAATATTGATACTGATTCTGACTGA